The segment GAGAACAAAACGATGTTCCGCTCCAAGTTGTGCGGACCGTTGAATTGTCGCCATCGAGAGTCTCCTCGCGCAAGTACACGTGCTGCGAATTGCCTACGCTCCAAACCGCTCTTGCACCCACTGACGGAACGCCAGCAGCCATTGCGACTCGTCGCCGGCCAGCTCGACGTCGAGAAACGGCTCCAGGTCTTTGACTCGCAGCATCGGCAGGTTCGGGCTGAACTCCGTCTCGATGTATTCCCCGTCGGCGCCGAACACTAACGACCGCAACGACTCATCGTGCCAACGCCATACCTCAAGCACGCCGAGCGCCGCGTAGATGCCCATTTTCTTGATCGCGCTGGTGCTGACTTCAACTTCAATCGCCAGATCGGGTGGAGCGTCGACATCGAGATTGATATCGTGTCTGCCCCGGATCTTCTCAAAGTTGGCGATATAGTAGCACTCGTCCGGCTCCAACGATTTATACTTCTTGCGCGGCTGGCACGTCATCGAGCCTAAGCTGCGCCGTGGGATTCGTAGCTCGACAGTAAACGACTCCACCATTTGAGCGAGCAGCTTCTTGATCACTTCGTGCCGGTAGGAGGGTGACATCAGCTCCAGCATCCCTTCATTGTAGGTCATGCGGGTACGTTCCAGGCCGTCGGCGTTGCGCAGCAACTGGAACGTTTCCCACGGAATGTTGTAGAGCA is part of the Pirellulales bacterium genome and harbors:
- a CDS encoding Uma2 family endonuclease produces the protein MATAERPVQTAAENRFVLYNIPWETFQLLRNADGLERTRMTYNEGMLELMSPSYRHEVIKKLLAQMVESFTVELRIPRRSLGSMTCQPRKKYKSLEPDECYYIANFEKIRGRHDINLDVDAPPDLAIEVEVSTSAIKKMGIYAALGVLEVWRWHDESLRSLVFGADGEYIETEFSPNLPMLRVKDLEPFLDVELAGDESQWLLAFRQWVQERFGA